The nucleotide sequence GCACCGAGTCAATTGGCCGACCGTCACAAAATCCAGCCGCCCCACTGGCTGCCAATTCTGCCAGCTCGGTCATGGTTTCCCCTCGGGCTGCTCGGGTGATTGCGGCCAAAGGATGCCAGTGGGGAGTGTGACCGGGGCGCGCCTGTTGTCGAATTGCCTCTAATTGAGCGGGATCGTCCGCCACGGGATGGGTTGTCGGCAAGAGGGCCACTTGCGTAAATCCTCCGGCGATCGCCGCTTTGCCCAACGACTCCACTGTTTCTCGCTGCTCGAATCCCGGTTCCCCCGACTGGGCATAGAGATCCACCAGTCCCGGCCCGATCGCCCAATCTCTCCCGTCCACGATGTCTGTGCCCTCGGGAACCTGGAGCGAATCTTCAATGGCGCGCAGCACTCCCCCGGCAATCCAGACATCGCCAAGGCGATCGCCAACGCCCGCCGGATCGACGATGCGAATCTGGTTCAGCAGATAGGAGCGATCGGAGGCGAACATTGCGAGGCACCAGACACACCATTAGGATTCTGCCGTATTGCGGCGATCGCGAGACTTTACAGAACGTCTCGCTCGCTCTCTAAGCCTCCAACGATAATAAAAGTGGGGGAAGCGCGATGACTGGGAGGATATCGCCATGAGGACATTTCCAACAGCCGATCGTTCGGCCTATGTAGCAATTCAATGGGCGATCGCTCTATTGGCAGTTCTGTTGGTACTCGCCATTTTTGCACCGATTGCCATTTAACCAACTGCCCACTCGGAATTTGTCGGTTGCTCGCGAGCGTCCTCTCACAAGGCCGCTCGTGGGGGGGTAGCTCGAATTTTATGCGCAGATTATAGAATTCGCGGTCGTTTAAATGAATTTGAAACGACTTCTTTTTTTCATCTTTAAATCAGTTTTGAAACCAAGATGGCTGGGCGTAAAATGCCATCTCATCTCTATTGAATGCTATAGACCTTGCAATCGAATGCTTGACTCTTACCAGTCATATTCCAGCAAGGAGATGCAATCGCATTGTACTCAGCCAAATCTTTACAGCAGAGTTTAACTTCACAAGAACTTGATTTAAAACTCGATCCATCTTTACAGTGGTTGGGTATCCTAATGGCATAGATCTAAAGTTCCCCATCCATCAGTCTGAGTGGTGAAACGCTGCTTTCGATGGCATCTGCGACATTCTCGATAACTCACTTGAGTGCGATATCAACTCGTAATTGACTCGACCCCGCCAGACCTCTCACAAGTTCCCCGCTGGCGGATTTGCGGGAACAAATGCGGTGTTTGACAGAGCCAGTGGGATGAGCTAGATCGTGGCCGCCTCCATCACACCAACATTCATGCAGCTATTATTTTCCAGAAATAATAAAAGCTTCACCCGTGAAGACAGCTCGAACAAGCATGAGCAAATACCAGTAGCCCAACAACGGCCGTCGCTGGGTTTGAGGGTTAAGGTGCTGTCGATTGTCGGCACAGCTTTTGGCATCATCTTTCTCGGTCAATTTGCCATTGCTCGCTTTATCCTACTCGATAGCTACGTTCAGCTTGAGGTTGATAAAGCTCGGGTAGATGCCGCGCGGATACAAAATGCGCTCGATACCAAACTCGCACAATTGGACGGGTTCAGTCGAGACTATGCGGCTTGGGATGACACCTATGACTTTGTCGAATCTGGCAACCCCGCCTACATGCAGTCGAATGTGGTCGATTCTACCTTTATCGACGGCGAACTGAATGTCCTGATAGTTGCCAACCGTTCGGGTGAGTTACCGATCGCCGCAGGCTTCGACCTAGAGGCTGAAACCCGTGTCCCGCCACCGCCAGAGCTGATTCAACTGGCCGCAGTTGGCCATCCTCTATTCGTTCACCCCGATGCCAACAGCAGCCACGTGGGCATCCTCCCCCTCTCGGAGGGACTCATGCTGGTGGCGTCTCAACCGGTACTGACGAGCAATTACGACGGTCCCGTTCGCGGGGCCTTCATTGTGGGTCGCTGGCTCGACAGTGCAGCCGTCTCGGAGGTGAGTGAGATGACAGAACTGCCGGTCAGCCTACATCGGTACTACACCCCTGGGCTGGCACCCAATCCCCAGGCGATCGCTGCTGCAATGGATGCAGAGAATGAGGGTGTTGCCGTCCAGATTCTCGACGGGAGTACCATTGCCAGCTATGCCTCGATGCGAGATTTGAGTGGGCAACCGGCCCTGATGTTGAGTGCCCAAACCCCCCGTCGCATTTACGAACGAGGGCGGGCGAGCTTGACCTATTACTTTTGGTCGACCCTATGTATCGGTCTAGTGCTTTGCGGCGTGGCCCTACTGCTGCTCGAAAAATTGGTTTTGGCCCGACTGACCTGTCTCAGCCAAGGGGTGAGCGAAATTGGCACCACAGCGAGGTTAGACCAGCGGCTGTTGCTGTCGGGCCGCGACGAACTGGCTAGTCTGGCGGGAACCATTAACCAGAGCCTGGATCGACTGGAACACTCCCAGCGGGCTTTGCAAGAGAGTGAAGAACGTTACGCACTGTCTGTGCGCGGTGCCAATGACGGCGTCTGGGACTGGAATTTACGATCTGGAGAACTCTATTTGTCTCCTCGCGGAAAATCGCTTCTGGGCTATGGGGATGACGAAATTGGCGATCGGCCCGAGGAGTGGTTCCAGCGGGTTCACCCTCAAGACATCGAGCGGGTCAAGTCGGCGATCGCCGCGCACCAAGAGGGGCAAACCGACCAATTTGAAAGCGAATATCGGATTCGGCACAAACATGGCAGCTACCGGTGGGTGCTCTGCCGAGGGGTGGCGGTCCGGGCCGAGTCGGGTGAGCCCGAGCGGATGGCAGGCTCGCTGACGGACATTACCGATCGCAAACTCGTAGCAGATCTCTTAGCCCGCCAAGCGAGTGAATTAAAGCGTTCCAACCAGGAATTGGAGCAGTTTGCCTCGGTGGCGTCCCACGATCTGCAGGAACCGCTGCGCAAAATTCAGGCGTTCGGCGATCGCCTCCACAGGAAGTTCAGCTCTGAGTTGGGCGAGCGCGGTCGAGATTATCTGAACCGCATGCAGGAAGCCTCCCAACGCATGCAAACTTTGATTCAAGACCTACTCGCCTGTTCTCAGGTCACCACCAACGCTCAACCGTTCGCCCTCGTCAGCCTGGAAGACATTGTCAAGGCAGTGCTCTCCAACCTAGAAGAGTGCATTCAACAAACCGACGCAACCGTCGAAGTCGGCCCATTGCCCGACATTGAGGCCGAGCCCTTCCAGATGCGCCAACTGTTTCAAAACCTGATTGGCAATGCCCTGAAATTTAGCCAGCCGGGGCAGCCCCCCGAGATCGCAGTCAAAAGCGAAATCGTAGCGGTCGAATCTCAAGGGGAAGAGGCCGGTAGAGACATCTGCCGCATCTGGGTGGAGGACAACGGTATTGGCTTTGACGAACAGTATCGAGAACGCATATTCGAGATGTTTCAGCGCCTGCACGGTCGCAGTCACTATCCCGGGACTGGAATCGGTCTGGCGGTCTGCCGCAAAATTGTCGAACGCCACAGCGGTACGATCTCCGCCCGCAGCCAGCCCAATCGAGGCGCGACCTTCACCCTTACCCTGCCCATGCGACAGCCGTTGAGCGATCCCTTCTCGTGACCGTTCTTCTGTTCGCACAGCCCCCACTCGCCCCTGCCATCCCCGCCCAGCTCGATCGAACGGAAGGATAAGATTTGCAATGACCGTAAAGGAATCACTAACCGTTCTGCTGGTGGAAGATGATGAAGATGATTTCGTGCTAGTGCGCGACTTGCTGGAGGATATCCAGGATACAGATTTTCAACTGGATTGGGTCAGTTCGACAGCAGAAGCTCGGTCAGTTTTGCAGCATCGCACCTACGATCTCTGTCTGTTGGACTATCACATCGGTCCCAACAGCGGTATCGAGCTCTTGCGGGACATCGTCTCCCAGGGCGATCGGATGCCCGCGATTTTGCTGACCGGCCAGAACGATCGCCAGACAGACTTAATGGCGATGCAAGTCGGTGCTGCCGACTATCTCGTCAAGGGGACCATCGACACGGCCCAGTTGGAACGCTCGATTCGCTATGCGGTCGATCGGGCGCGCACCTCATCGGCCTTGAAACGCAGCGAAGAACGATACGCTCTAGCGGCGCAAGGCTCCCACGACGGTCTCTGGGATTGGGACTTGCAAGCGCAAACCATATATTATTCGCCCCGCTGGAAATCGATTCTGGGATATGGCGAGACGGAATTGCCCGACAGTCCTGAAGCCTGGTTCAATCACATCCATCCAGAAGACTGCGACCGGTTTCAGACCGCCTTTGAGGCCCACCTGCGCGGCCAAACCCCTTCGTTGCAAATTGAGTACCGCATCCGACACCAATCGGGAACCTATACTTGGTGCCTGAGCCGGGGATTGGCAGTGCGGGATGCCGAGGGCAAAGCCTATCGAATCGCGGGTTCGCTCACCGATCTGAGTCGGCACCGCATTCTGTACGATGACTTGACCGGGTTGCCCAACCGACGGTTGTTCCTCGATCAGCTCGATCGGGCTCTAGACAGAACTCGGCAGAACCCCGACTACCGCCTTGCCCTCTTATTTCTAGATTTCGATCGATTCAAACTGGTCAACGATAGTTTGGGCCATTGGGTGGGAGACCAACTGCTGGTCGCCATTAGCCAAAGGCTAGAAGCGTTGCTGCGTCCGGGGGATATCTTGGCCCGCATGGGTGGGGACGAATATGCCATTCTGCTAGAAAATATCGACCGGACTCCGATCGCCGCCACAACCCTTGCCAACCGCATCAATCAGGTGCTGAAGCAACCGTTTTATATCGATCGACATCCGATTTACATCAACTGCAGTATTGGCATTGCCTTGAATTCGCCCGACTCTCAGGATGTCGAGAGCCTGCTCCGCAATGCCGATACGGCCATGTACCGAGCTAAAGCACTGGGCAAAGCACAGTTTGTCGCCTTCGATCGCGAGATGCACCTGGAGGCACAACATCAGCTTCAGCTCGAAACTGACCTGCAACAGGCGATCGCCTGCAACCAGTTTTATCTGCTCTATCAGCCAATCTTGAACCTGAGCGGGAACTACGTCATCGGGTTCGAAGCGCTGATCCGCTGGCAGCACCCCACGCGCGATTCGATTGCTCCCCTGGAGTTCATTTCATTCGCTGAAGAAACCGGGCTGATTTTTCCGATTGGCGATTGGGTCCTGCGCGAAGCCTGCCGACAACTGCGGGCTTGGCAACAGCAATCTCCCGCTTTTGAAGGATTGGCTATCAGCGTTAATGTGTCGCGCAGGCAGTTGTCCAGCCCCGACCTCACCGAGCGAGTGGCGAGCATCCTCATTCAAACGGGATTGCCGGCTCACTGCTTAAATTTAGAAATTACCGAAACTGCCATTGCCGAAAATTTAGACAAGGCCGCAGCGGTACTCGGTCAATTAAAATCTTTAGGGGTCGGCTTGCATATCGATGATTTTGGCATTGGGCAGTCATCCCTACAGTGCTTGCATGCTTTTCCGATCGACACCCTCAAGATTGACAAATCTTTTGTCCGCCAAATGGGCGAGCGGCATGGCGATAACGCGATCGTGCAAGCGATCGTGACCCTCGCCCATAGTTTGGGGATGGAAGTATTGGCAGAAGGGGTGGAAACGGTCGAGCAGCGCGATCGACTGCAAGCCTTTCAGTGCGATCTCGCGCAAGGCTATTACTTTGCCCGCCCCTTGCATGTCGAGGAGGCCTGCGCTCTTCTGGCGGAATCTGGCCGCCCATTCGATGGCACACTCGTAGATGGCTGCCTCAGCTGCGACCCCACCGTTCCCGCTTACAGTGTTGCGTCTTAACCTCCCGTTCTCGCCACCTGCATGACTGTACCTAAACCCCTCAGAGCGATCGCCATTGGCGGAGGGGCCGCAGGCTTTTTTGGCGCGATCGCCGCTGCCCGTCCCCACACCCGGGTCACGCTGCTGGAAGCGGGTCGTCAAGTGCTGGCCAAAGTGCGCATTTCCGGTGGCGGACGCTGCAATGTCACTCACGCTTGCTTCGATCCGGCCCGACTGGTCAAACATTACCCGCGCGGCCACAAGGCTCTGCTCGGTCCCCTCAATCAATTCCAGCCGCGCGATACGGTGGCTTGGTTTCAACAGCGGGGGGTGCAACTCAAAACTGAAGCAGACGGACGCATGTTTCCGGTGACGGATGATTCTGGCACCATCGTGGATTGTCTCGTGCAATCGGCTCGTCGCGCAGGTGTGGAAATGCGGACGGGGTCGCCTGTGGTGAAGGTGGCTCGCCGAGGTACAGATACGCCACTATTTGACGTTCACTTGCAATCGGGGGAGGTGTTGGAGTGCGATCGCCTGTTGTTAGCCACCGGCAGCAGTCCTCAAGGCCATAGAATAGCCCGCAGCTTGGGCCATCGCATTGTGCCGCCCGTGCCGTCGCTGTTTACCTTCAATATCCGGGACGATCGCCTGCAGGGGTTGGCGGGTGTGTCTGTTCCCGAGGTTAACCTCAAGCTCCAAATGGCTAACAAAACCAAGCTGGAGCAGTCGGGGCCGTTACTCGTGACCCATTGGGGGGTGAGTGGACCGGCAGTGCTGAAGTTGTCCGCTTGGGGGGCGCGGGCACTGCACGACAGTCACTATCGAGCGCAGCTCTCGATTCATTGGCTGCCCCAATGGAATGGGGAGGAAGTGCGGCAGCAGTTGCGAGCGCTGAAGCTAGAGGCTGCCAAACGGGCGATCGCCTCCCGTCCCTGTTTTGGCTTGCCGAAGCGGTTGTGGCAGGCGATCGCGATCGCGGCAGGAATTCCAGCCGATCGCCGCTGGGCAGATCTATCGAACAAGATGCTCAATCGACTGGCCCAGGCGCTTACCCAGAGTCAATTTGAGATTCGGGGGAAGAGCAACTTTAAGGAAGAATTTGTCACCTGCGGCGGTGTGGAGCTCGATCGGGTGGATTTTAAAACGATGGAAAGTCGCTGTTGTGCGGGCTTGTATTTTGCTGGCGAAGTGTTGGATATCGATGGCGTGACGGGTGGGTTTAATTTTCAAAGTGCTTGGACGACAAGCTGGATTGCGGGGAGGGCGATCGGGCGATCGATGCGATCTCGCTGACTTTACTGCTAGAAGAACTGAAGACCCTGCTTGCCGATCGTAAGACTTCTCTCGAATAATAGTGTGGAGCCAATTTTAGCAATGGATACAGCATCACTGATCGATATTCTCGAACAGGATTATCGGCGTTTCCCGCAGGAGCAAACGTTCGATATTTATGCCGAGGATGTCTACTTCAAAGACCCCCTGAATGAATTTCGGGGGCTAGAGCCCTATCGGCGCAATATTGCCTTTATCGAACGGTGGTTTCAGCAGCCGCAATTGGATTTACAGGCGATCGAGGCTGCAAGCGATCGGATTGTGACTCGCTGGATACTGAGCTGGACGACGCCGTTGCCCTGGAAGCCGCGTATTGCGATCGCCGGTTGGAGCGAGCTAGAGGTGAACGAGCGCGGTTTAATTCAATCCCACATCGATTATTGGCACTGCTCGAAGTTAAACGTCATCGCGCAGCATTTTTGGCCCCAGCAAGCAAATGGCCGCGCCTCATCCGATCCTGAGTAGCACTGATGGGTCAGGCCCGAGCACCAACCCCCTTGCGCTGGGGCGGAACTTTGGCGGCCGCTTCGTATTGTTCGTAAGCTGACACGATCCGACGCACGAGTGGATGTCTAACCACATCCTGCCGATCGAACGTGCAGGTGGCAATTCCCTCTACCCCCTGCAAAATCCGGGTTGTGACCGAGAGCCCCGACAGTTGATGGGCTCCTAGGTCCGTTTGAGAGAGATCCCCCGTTACCACCATGCGAGATTGAAAGCCGATGCGGGTGAGCACCATTTTCATTTGTGCGGGGGTGGTGTTTTGGGCTTCGTCCAGGATGATGAAAGCGTTGCTGAGGGTGCGCCCGCGCATGTAGGCCAACGGGGCAATTTCGATGGTGCCCTGCTCCATGAATTGAGCAACTTTTTCGGGCTCGATGAACTCGTAAAGCGCGTCGTAGAGGGGGCGCAGGTAAGGGTTGATTTTGGCTTGCAAATCCCCCGGCAAAAAGCCGAGCTTTTCGCCAGCTTCGAGTGCCGGTCGGGTCAAAATCAGGCGATCGTATTGGCGATCCTTCAATGCCTGAATGGCCATGACCGCGGCCAAGTAAGTCTTCCCCGTCCCTGCCGGACCGAGGCCGAAGGTGAGATCGTGGGAGGCGATCGCCCGTACATACTTTTGCTGGCGAGGGGTCTTGGGGCGGATCGATTCCCCTTTTCGATTGACCGCCAAGACTTGGTTTTGGGAATCGCGATAGCGATCTTCTTGGTGGGTATTGAGAGCTGTTAGAGCCGTTTCGACATCCACCTCAGTCACCGCACTACCCTGTTCCC is from Synechococcus sp. PCC 7336 and encodes:
- a CDS encoding CHASE4 domain-containing protein, whose translation is MLSIVGTAFGIIFLGQFAIARFILLDSYVQLEVDKARVDAARIQNALDTKLAQLDGFSRDYAAWDDTYDFVESGNPAYMQSNVVDSTFIDGELNVLIVANRSGELPIAAGFDLEAETRVPPPPELIQLAAVGHPLFVHPDANSSHVGILPLSEGLMLVASQPVLTSNYDGPVRGAFIVGRWLDSAAVSEVSEMTELPVSLHRYYTPGLAPNPQAIAAAMDAENEGVAVQILDGSTIASYASMRDLSGQPALMLSAQTPRRIYERGRASLTYYFWSTLCIGLVLCGVALLLLEKLVLARLTCLSQGVSEIGTTARLDQRLLLSGRDELASLAGTINQSLDRLEHSQRALQESEERYALSVRGANDGVWDWNLRSGELYLSPRGKSLLGYGDDEIGDRPEEWFQRVHPQDIERVKSAIAAHQEGQTDQFESEYRIRHKHGSYRWVLCRGVAVRAESGEPERMAGSLTDITDRKLVADLLARQASELKRSNQELEQFASVASHDLQEPLRKIQAFGDRLHRKFSSELGERGRDYLNRMQEASQRMQTLIQDLLACSQVTTNAQPFALVSLEDIVKAVLSNLEECIQQTDATVEVGPLPDIEAEPFQMRQLFQNLIGNALKFSQPGQPPEIAVKSEIVAVESQGEEAGRDICRIWVEDNGIGFDEQYRERIFEMFQRLHGRSHYPGTGIGLAVCRKIVERHSGTISARSQPNRGATFTLTLPMRQPLSDPFS
- a CDS encoding DUF2358 domain-containing protein, with the protein product MDTASLIDILEQDYRRFPQEQTFDIYAEDVYFKDPLNEFRGLEPYRRNIAFIERWFQQPQLDLQAIEAASDRIVTRWILSWTTPLPWKPRIAIAGWSELEVNERGLIQSHIDYWHCSKLNVIAQHFWPQQANGRASSDPE
- a CDS encoding bifunctional diguanylate cyclase/phosphodiesterase, producing the protein MTVKESLTVLLVEDDEDDFVLVRDLLEDIQDTDFQLDWVSSTAEARSVLQHRTYDLCLLDYHIGPNSGIELLRDIVSQGDRMPAILLTGQNDRQTDLMAMQVGAADYLVKGTIDTAQLERSIRYAVDRARTSSALKRSEERYALAAQGSHDGLWDWDLQAQTIYYSPRWKSILGYGETELPDSPEAWFNHIHPEDCDRFQTAFEAHLRGQTPSLQIEYRIRHQSGTYTWCLSRGLAVRDAEGKAYRIAGSLTDLSRHRILYDDLTGLPNRRLFLDQLDRALDRTRQNPDYRLALLFLDFDRFKLVNDSLGHWVGDQLLVAISQRLEALLRPGDILARMGGDEYAILLENIDRTPIAATTLANRINQVLKQPFYIDRHPIYINCSIGIALNSPDSQDVESLLRNADTAMYRAKALGKAQFVAFDREMHLEAQHQLQLETDLQQAIACNQFYLLYQPILNLSGNYVIGFEALIRWQHPTRDSIAPLEFISFAEETGLIFPIGDWVLREACRQLRAWQQQSPAFEGLAISVNVSRRQLSSPDLTERVASILIQTGLPAHCLNLEITETAIAENLDKAAAVLGQLKSLGVGLHIDDFGIGQSSLQCLHAFPIDTLKIDKSFVRQMGERHGDNAIVQAIVTLAHSLGMEVLAEGVETVEQRDRLQAFQCDLAQGYYFARPLHVEEACALLAESGRPFDGTLVDGCLSCDPTVPAYSVAS
- a CDS encoding PhoH family protein, encoding MIESEPIALYSSSNALCLAGPQDTNLKLIGRRTGAQLALRGDALWVTATAVQRDRVRALVELLKPLWEQGSAVTEVDVETALTALNTHQEDRYRDSQNQVLAVNRKGESIRPKTPRQQKYVRAIASHDLTFGLGPAGTGKTYLAAVMAIQALKDRQYDRLILTRPALEAGEKLGFLPGDLQAKINPYLRPLYDALYEFIEPEKVAQFMEQGTIEIAPLAYMRGRTLSNAFIILDEAQNTTPAQMKMVLTRIGFQSRMVVTGDLSQTDLGAHQLSGLSVTTRILQGVEGIATCTFDRQDVVRHPLVRRIVSAYEQYEAAAKVPPQRKGVGARA
- a CDS encoding NAD(P)/FAD-dependent oxidoreductase, with protein sequence MTVPKPLRAIAIGGGAAGFFGAIAAARPHTRVTLLEAGRQVLAKVRISGGGRCNVTHACFDPARLVKHYPRGHKALLGPLNQFQPRDTVAWFQQRGVQLKTEADGRMFPVTDDSGTIVDCLVQSARRAGVEMRTGSPVVKVARRGTDTPLFDVHLQSGEVLECDRLLLATGSSPQGHRIARSLGHRIVPPVPSLFTFNIRDDRLQGLAGVSVPEVNLKLQMANKTKLEQSGPLLVTHWGVSGPAVLKLSAWGARALHDSHYRAQLSIHWLPQWNGEEVRQQLRALKLEAAKRAIASRPCFGLPKRLWQAIAIAAGIPADRRWADLSNKMLNRLAQALTQSQFEIRGKSNFKEEFVTCGGVELDRVDFKTMESRCCAGLYFAGEVLDIDGVTGGFNFQSAWTTSWIAGRAIGRSMRSR